A stretch of the Lolium perenne isolate Kyuss_39 chromosome 3, Kyuss_2.0, whole genome shotgun sequence genome encodes the following:
- the LOC139837807 gene encoding endo-1,4-beta-xylanase 1-like, which translates to MQVRRRDVVLKFADAGASSAVSDASIRVMQMDQSFAFGACSNPAVFENELKWYHTEAFQGQLNYADTDALLDFCDRYGKPVRGHCIFWAVDNMVQKWVKALDNDQLTAAVQGRLTSLLTRYAGRFPHYDVNNEMLHGSFFQDKLGDDVNAFMFKETARIDPGAALFVNDYNVEGGNDPNATPEKYIAQINALQEKGAPVGGIGLQGHVTNPVGEIICDALDKLATTDLPIWLTELDACETDVDLRADDYEVVLREAYAHPAVEGVVFWGFMQGHMWRQDACLVNSDGTVNCAGERFINLRREWTSHARGKIDSDGNFKFRGYHGSYIVQLATATGKMHKTFSVEKGDTPLVLDMDV; encoded by the exons ATGCAGGTGCGAAGGCGTGATGTGGTGCTGAAGTTTGCCGACGCCGGAGCATCATCTGCGGTCTCCGACGCGTCGATTCGGGTGATGCAGATGGACCAGAGCTTCGCGTTCGGCGCGTGCAGCAACCCGGCGGTGTTCGAGAACGAGCTCAAGTGGTACCACACCGAGGCCTTCCAGGGCCAGCTCAACTACGCCGACACCGACGCGCTGCTCGACTTCTGCGACCGCTACGGCAAGCCGGTGCGCGGCCACTGCATCTTCTGGGCCGTcgacaacatggtgcagaagtggGTCAAGGCGCTCGACAACGACCAGCTCACCGCCGCCGTGCAGGGCCGCCTCACCAGCCTCCTCACCCGGTACGCCGGCAGGTTCCCGCACTACGACGTCAACAACGAGATGCTCCACGGCAGCTTCTTCCAGGACAAGCTCGGCGACGACGTAAACGCCTTCATGTTCAAGGAGACGGCGAGGATCGACCCCGGCGCCGCCCTGTTCGTGAACGACTACAACGTGGAGGGCGGAAATGACCCCAACGCAACGCCGGAGAAGTACATCGCGCAGATCAACGCGCTGCAGGAGAAGGGCGCGCCGGTGGGCGGCATTGGGCTGCAGGGCCACGTGACCAACCCGGTCGGGGAGATCATCTGCGACGCGCTCGACAAGCTCGCCACCACCGACCTCCCCATCTGGCTCACCGAGCTCGACGCGTGCGAGACCGACGTCGACCTCCGCGCCGACGACTATGAGGTGGTGCTCCGGGAGGCGTACGCGCACCCGGCCGTGGAGGGGGTCGTCTTCTGGGGGTTCATGCAGGGACACATGTGGCGCCAGGACGCCTGCCTCGTCAACTCCGACGGCACCGTCAACTGCGCCGGCGAGAG GTTCATAAATCTGCGACGGGAGTGGACGTCGCACGCACGCGGGAAGATCGACAGTGACGGAAACTTCAAATTCAGAGGATACCATGGCTCGTACATCGTGCAGCTCGCGACGGCAACAGGGAAGATGCACAAGACGTTCAGCGTCGAGAAGGGGGACACGCCTCTCGTGCTGGATATGGATGTGTGA
- the LOC139837479 gene encoding laccase-19-like isoform X1, whose amino-acid sequence MQVKQVNMRHLCNDTLVTLVNGQFPGPAVEATEGDTVIVHLINESPYGMTIHWHGVKQTLSCWADGADMITQCPIQPNTTFTYRFNVTGQEGTLWWHAHVSILRATLHGIIIIRPKSGSYPFQKPHMDVPVIIGEWWQRDLMKVDKNFSTGGHFSDNPAGATINGKLGDLYNCSGFVEDNFILNVEQGKTYMLRLVNAVLFSEYYFKVAGHKFTVVGADANYVKPYTTDVVAVAPGETIDVLMVADAPPCRYYMVALANQPPAPDPQIPVFMSRGVVQYKNAHIDVGSNCTNEALMPEMPNQHDTLTSFYFHGNLSGMAGDPLLAQIQGHIDENLYISLGKGSICKGNKPSCKRGGSDEAILVAYMNNVSFHLPEKMSILEARQHAKANGAFMGVQDLPSRPPRSFNFTDPALIPVGPGGKLEELEATSKATTMRRFAHNAVVEVVFQSTATMQSDSNPMHLHGHDFFVLAQGHGNYNPARDVSGYNLVDPPLKNTVQVPRLGWAAIRFVADNPGAWFLHCHFEFHIAMGMATVFEVANGPTVDETLPPPPSDFPKCTNMKE is encoded by the exons GCATGGTGTCAAGCAGACATTGTCTTGTTGGGCCGATGGAGCCGATATGATAACACAGTGTCCAATCCAACCAAACACGACTTTCACCTACCGGTTCAATGTGACCGGGCAGGAGGGCACCCTCTGGTGGCACGCTCACGTCTCCATCCTGCGGGCAACCCTGCACGGCATCATCATCATTCGCCCGAAGTCCGGCTCCTACCCATTTCAGAAGCCTCACATGGACGTTCCTGTCATCATAG GTGAATGGTGGCAGAGAGATCTGATGAAAGTGGACAAGAACTTCTCAACAGGTGGCCACTTTAGTGACAATCCCGCTGGAGCTACCATCAATGGAAAGCTAGGAGATCTCTACAACTGCTCAG GGTTTGTAGAAGACAACTTCATTCTGAACGTGGAGCAAGGGAAGACCTACATGCTCCGGCTAGTGAACGCGGTGCTCTTCTCTGAGTACTACTTCAAAGTCGCCGGCCACAAGTTCACGGTGGTTGGTGCCGACGCAAACTATGTCAAGCCATACACCACAGATGTTGTCGCGGTTGCGCCAGGCGAGACGATCGACGTCCTCATGGTTGCTGATGCACCACCTTGCCGCTACTACATGGTCGCCCTAGCTAACCAGCCACCAGCTCCAGATCCTCAGATTCCGGTGTTCATGTCAAGAGGAGTGGTGCAGTACAAAAACGCCCATATCGATGTGGGTAGCAACTGCACAAACGAGGCTCTCATGCCTGAGATGCCCAACCAGCACGACACGCTGACGTCCTTCTATTTCCATGGCAACCTATCAGGCATGGCTGGTGACCCATTGCTTGCACAGATCCAAGGTCACATCGATGAGAATTTGTACATTTCTCTCGGAAAGGGCAGCATCTGCAAGGGGAACAAGCCATCATGCAAGCGGGGAGGAAGCGATGAGGCGATATTGGTTGCATACATGAACAACGTCTCCTTCCATCTCCCCGAGAAGATGTCGATTCTGGAGGCTAGGCAACACGCAAAGGCGAACGGTGCCTTCATGGGGGTGCAGGACCTTCCTAGCCGGCCACCGAGGTCATTTAACTTCACCGACCCTGCGCTGATTCCAGTCGGCCCCGGTGGTAAGCTGGAGGAACTCGAGGCGACGAGCAAGGCGACGACGATGCGGCGGTTCGCGCACAACGCCGTGGTGGAGGTGGTGTTCCAGAGCACAGCCACGATGCAGAGCGACTCCAACCCAATGCACCTGCATGGACACGACTTTTTCGTGCTCGCGCAGGGCCATGGCAACTATAACCCTGCAAGGGATGTAAGTGGATACAACCTTGTGGACCCGCCACTGAAGAACACCGTGCAGGTGCCAAGGCTCGGATGGGCTGCCATCCGCTTTGTTGCCGACAATCCAGGGGCGTGGTTCTTACATTGCCACTTCGAGTTCCACATTGCCATGGGCATGGCGACGGTGTTCGAGGTGGCCAACGGGCCCACGGTGGATGAGACTCTGCCCCCGCCACCTTCAGACTTtccaaagtgcacaaacatgaagGAATAA